Proteins co-encoded in one Papilio machaon chromosome 24, ilPapMach1.1, whole genome shotgun sequence genomic window:
- the LOC106707394 gene encoding probable G-protein coupled receptor No18 yields MISLSDLDRIENNIKWNLSQDIEAEIHLENTEEKNYNTTKNIYQIVTKVDESKLSNVICNNSNNTNVTDFICNINEYDSVEIAVVFVLFLLIVVTVIGNTLIISAVVTTKRLRTVTNCFVTSLAVADLLVGIFVMPPAIAVHITGKWELGWILCDIWISLDILLCTASILSLCAISIDRYLAVTRPLTYSRRRRSKKLALTMIFFVWISASAITCPPMFGWYEPDHNQGGVCRYNQNPGYVVFSAMGSFFLPMAVMVYVYARISCVVARRHQQLASTSKCNKKGKLSCVKSESDSGSDKLSLRQSASKQTSKNSTQQSECSTQTEPKCPCCFNAAKKTRQPKNYKENKERESKFYNEVTFKSNFKYKNTGRHRNHSMKDHIENNRVSSLRRETKTAQTLSLVVGGFVACWLPFFLYYILTPFISIVYVNPVLMYILTWLGWFNSAINPFIYAFYSPDFRLAFWRLTFKKCKRNKR; encoded by the exons ATGATATCCTTATCAGATCTGGatagaattgaaaataatataaaatggaaCTTATCCCAAGATATAGAAGCAGAAATACATTTAGAAAATACCgaagaaaaaaactacaacacaacaaaaaacatttaccaAATAGTTACAAAAGTAGATGAAAGTAAATTATCAAATGTTATTTGCAATAACagtaataatacaaatgtaacagattttatttgtaatataaatgaatacgACAGTGTTGAAATTGCTGTTGtgttcgtattatttttactaatcgTAGTAACAGTTATTGGTAATACTTTGATAATATCAGCAGTGGTTACTACGAAGAGATTAAGGACAgtaacaaattgttttgttaccaGTTTAGCTGTTGCTGATCTTCTTGTTGGTATTTTTGTAATGCCACCAGCCATTGCAGTTCACATTACTG GTAAATGGGAACTGGGTTGGATTCTGTGCGACATTTGGATAAGTTTGGATATATTGCTATGCACCGCATCAATCCTGTCTCTCTGTGCGATCAGTATCGACCGATATCTGGCAGTGACGCGGCCATTGACGTATTCGAGGAGACGAAGATCTAAGAAACTGGCACTTACTATGATATTCTTTGTGTGGATTTCTGCGAGCGCGATTACTTGTCCGCCTATGTTTGGATG gTATGAACCAGATCACAATCAAGGAGGTGTGTGTCGGTATAATCAGAATCCGGGATACGTCGTGTTCTCAGCAATGGGTTCGTTCTTCTTGCCTATGGCTGTCATGGTGTACGTGTACGCAAGAATATCTTGTGTAGTAGCAAGACGACATCAACAGTTAGCCAGTACGAGTAAATGTAATAAg AAAGGAAAATTATCTTGTGTGAAATCTGAATCGGATTCCGGTTCAGACAAGTTATCGCTAAGACAAAGTGCATCGAAACAGACATCGAAGAATTCAACGCAACAAAGCGAATGTTCAACACAAACTGAACCGAAATGTCCATGTTGTTTCAACGCCGCGAAGAAAACTAGACAACCAAAGAACTACAAAGAGAACAAAGAAAGAGaatctaaattttataatgaagttacatttaagtctaattttaagtataaaaatactgGACGTCATAGAAATCATTCTATGAAAGAtcacattgaaaataatagaGTATCTTCTTTAAGAAGAGAGACAAAAACAGCACAAACTTTAAGTTTAGTAGTTGGTGGGTTCGTTGCTTGTTGGTTaccttttttcttatattatattctaactccatttatttcaatagtCTACGTAAATCCCGTATTAATGTATATACTAACATGGTTAGGATGGTTTAATTCAGCTATCAATCCTTTTATATACGCATTTTATTCGCCAGATTTTAGACTAGCATTTTGGAGACTTACTTTCAAGAAATGCAAACGAAATAAACGCTAA